The Lottiidibacillus patelloidae genome window below encodes:
- a CDS encoding VanZ family protein, protein MNHTYVKRIKLWSPVVIIASVIFFFSSQPYEKQDLKPGILSKVDLSLVEKTADSVSFEYATSEISISRLGVQQFVEFFIRKGAHFFIFALLGLFFYRALLHEGVNVRKAIIYSLLFLAFYATSDEIHQHFTGNRTPLVQDVILDFVGGAFGVFIRSLKK, encoded by the coding sequence ATGAATCATACATACGTTAAACGAATAAAGTTATGGTCTCCGGTAGTTATTATTGCTAGTGTGATCTTTTTCTTTTCATCACAACCTTATGAAAAACAAGATTTAAAACCTGGAATATTGAGTAAGGTTGACTTATCTTTAGTTGAAAAAACAGCAGATAGTGTTTCTTTTGAATATGCCACTAGTGAAATAAGTATCTCTAGATTAGGTGTCCAACAATTTGTAGAGTTTTTTATTAGAAAAGGAGCTCATTTTTTCATTTTTGCCTTACTAGGCTTATTTTTTTATCGTGCTTTACTACATGAAGGTGTAAATGTAAGAAAAGCCATTATTTACTCATTACTATTCCTTGCTTTTTATGCGACATCAGATGAAATTCACCAACACTTTACAGGAAATCGAACGCCGCTTGTACAAGATGTCATTTTGGATTTTGTAGGTGGAGCATTCGGTGTGTTTATTCGTTCTTTAAAAAAATAG
- a CDS encoding cell wall-binding repeat-containing protein, translating into MELFQRYKVVYENGKPTIILYLNENLTEFADELGSLKEGKKKSLQAQVQQYIKSHIPNVKAATVKVVAGTMILTTFAFDSQHKAEAGSAYNMGYLYLGSSNTMINSVDKTSGSMNEVSPSYFDINSDGSLKLSDKLSTYFIEEMHKRGIKVVPFLSNHWDREIGRAALVNRENLATEIANAINKYNLDGVNVDIENVSDIDRDAYTDLVRLLREKIPKEKLVTVAVAANPNGWSRGWHGSYDYNKLSQYSDYLMIMSYDESYYGGEPGPVASYSFVERSIQFALNEGVPAEKIVLGIAHYGRYWRSGDAIGGYGITNNQVAKMLAMYSHVTTYDEKSKSMKAIVTINQGDPTITVSGRTLAPGTYTIWYENEQSIAQKVELVDRYNIKGTGHWSLGQETPDLWVSFKEMIKEELVIMDKNMSPKQIGTALKNVNFRERPTTNSPIISTFNSGNSFIMNGEKVTADGYDWVGVQTKDGKKGYVVSDFVKEITPKEYYGTSRYDTSVKISEQGWPEGASYVILGRGDLSIDALAGSVLAKKYDSPLLLTNNTKLPESVEKEITRLQPTKIFLLGGEGAISKSVEDELIAKGYDIERIQGKSRYDTSAQIAKSIGQTKGEIILSSGNENSPDSLSVAPYAGLSQTPIILTQANKLPLEVEQYIKEGNISKVTIIGGTGAVSEQVVQRLKEIGVEVVERVSGSNRYDTSVAIAKHYKDQLNSNEVYVVSGKSFVDALSGAPLAARNKGPIILVNDNGIPNGVRSWLQTEVNGPVNFNFLGGYSIIPSEVRHSLINEKFPLQ; encoded by the coding sequence ATGGAATTGTTCCAGCGATATAAAGTAGTATACGAAAATGGGAAACCTACAATTATATTATATTTAAATGAAAACTTAACTGAGTTTGCAGATGAATTAGGCTCTCTAAAAGAAGGAAAGAAGAAGAGCTTGCAAGCTCAAGTTCAACAATATATTAAGAGTCATATTCCTAATGTGAAAGCTGCGACAGTTAAAGTAGTTGCTGGAACGATGATTCTTACCACTTTTGCATTTGATAGTCAGCACAAAGCAGAAGCAGGATCTGCTTACAATATGGGTTATTTATATCTTGGTTCTTCTAATACGATGATCAATAGTGTAGATAAAACATCAGGATCAATGAATGAAGTTTCCCCAAGTTATTTTGATATTAATTCTGATGGTTCTTTAAAACTGTCAGATAAGTTAAGTACTTATTTTATTGAAGAAATGCACAAGCGTGGGATTAAAGTTGTTCCATTTTTAAGCAATCATTGGGATCGAGAAATTGGAAGAGCTGCATTAGTAAATCGTGAAAACCTTGCTACGGAAATTGCAAATGCAATAAATAAATATAATTTGGACGGTGTAAATGTTGATATTGAAAATGTTTCTGACATTGATCGTGATGCTTACACGGATTTAGTTCGCTTATTAAGAGAAAAAATTCCTAAAGAAAAACTTGTTACTGTTGCAGTTGCTGCAAATCCTAACGGTTGGTCTAGAGGATGGCACGGGTCTTATGACTATAATAAACTTAGCCAGTACTCAGACTATTTAATGATTATGTCTTATGATGAAAGCTATTATGGTGGGGAGCCAGGACCGGTAGCTAGTTACAGTTTCGTTGAGAGGTCCATTCAATTTGCGTTGAACGAAGGGGTTCCTGCTGAAAAAATTGTCCTCGGAATTGCTCACTATGGTCGGTATTGGCGTAGTGGAGATGCGATAGGTGGATATGGAATTACAAATAATCAAGTGGCTAAAATGCTAGCCATGTATAGTCATGTAACAACATATGATGAAAAGTCTAAGTCGATGAAAGCTATTGTAACAATTAATCAAGGGGATCCTACAATAACTGTCAGCGGACGAACGTTAGCGCCAGGAACATATACCATATGGTATGAAAATGAACAATCCATTGCACAAAAAGTTGAGCTTGTCGACCGATATAATATTAAAGGTACGGGGCATTGGAGTTTAGGGCAAGAAACACCAGATTTATGGGTTAGTTTTAAGGAAATGATTAAAGAAGAACTAGTAATTATGGACAAAAACATGTCGCCGAAACAAATAGGAACAGCACTAAAAAATGTTAACTTTAGAGAACGTCCAACAACTAATAGTCCAATCATTTCAACATTCAATTCCGGAAACTCCTTTATTATGAATGGAGAAAAAGTAACTGCTGACGGGTATGATTGGGTTGGAGTACAAACGAAAGATGGTAAAAAAGGTTATGTAGTTAGTGACTTTGTTAAGGAAATTACTCCTAAAGAATATTATGGGACGTCGCGCTACGATACAAGTGTGAAAATTTCAGAACAAGGTTGGCCAGAAGGAGCATCCTATGTCATTTTAGGTAGAGGTGATCTTTCAATCGATGCATTAGCGGGAAGTGTTTTAGCTAAAAAATACGATTCTCCTTTATTATTAACTAATAATACTAAGTTGCCTGAAAGTGTAGAAAAAGAAATTACACGATTACAGCCTACGAAAATCTTTTTGTTAGGTGGAGAAGGTGCAATTTCTAAAAGTGTTGAAGATGAATTAATTGCAAAAGGTTACGATATAGAGCGTATCCAAGGGAAGTCTCGCTATGATACATCTGCTCAAATAGCTAAATCAATAGGTCAAACAAAGGGAGAAATAATATTATCTAGTGGTAATGAAAATTCTCCTGACTCGTTATCTGTTGCTCCATACGCTGGTTTAAGTCAAACACCAATTATTTTAACGCAGGCGAACAAACTTCCATTAGAAGTAGAACAATATATTAAGGAAGGAAATATTTCTAAAGTAACAATCATTGGTGGTACAGGTGCTGTTTCTGAACAAGTCGTACAGAGGTTAAAAGAAATTGGTGTCGAAGTGGTTGAGCGAGTATCTGGTAGTAACCGATATGATACAAGTGTTGCGATTGCGAAGCATTATAAAGATCAATTAAATTCAAATGAGGTATATGTCGTTAGTGGAAAGAGCTTTGTTGATGCACTTTCGGGAGCTCCATTAGCTGCTAGAAATAAAGGACCTATTATTTTAGTTAACGATAACGGGATACCAAATGGAGTAAGGTCATGGTTACAAACGGAAGTGAATGGTCCAGTAAACTTCAACTTTTTAGGTGGATATAGTATTATTCCTTCTGAAGTTAGACACAGTTTAATAAACGAAAAGTTTCCTTTGCAATAA
- a CDS encoding S8 family serine peptidase: MLAKTMKYITTTTILLVAFILLTTVGHAGDEAKLIVKYKGDKKVVILNVASHELEKRVFRLEKNPNVQYVEYDAPIYLAETSVNDPNYIEQEQLFNMMYIPGAWQHYNPQDEIVIAIIDTGVDLDHPDLASQLVEGYNFIEEGNPPEDTHGHGSHVAGLVGALTNNEVGIASAALNVKMMPIKVLDGNSGNISNLIKGIEFAVEKNVDIINLSLGSYVNMKSLRDAIKLAYENDILVVCAVGNDNDSDIMYPAYYKEVLAVASTNETNSEKANFSNYGITVDVVAPGVGIYSTWLDGYNYQNGTSMSTAIVTSIAAMIRQQEPWLSNDQIKQMIEETAVPIVSQYSLGNGAVHAEKALLHVYNKNRIYGKSAIDTAVEISKTGWSQLKEKTIVIDGQEVTGKFVIVASGNTFPDSLAAAPLTTYLDSPLLLQRKATINPVNVAELERLQATNVIIIGGEGAITETVAEDLRNLELTVHRVSGSSRYETAVKLNELIPYQSKKAIIVSGENFPDALSVSSYAAQLNIPILYVSKNKIKNEVLQYIQDYQITETYVIGGTGVISEEVIESLPSPTRIFGSNRYETSFEVIKYFGVVNAREVYFATGENFPDALAGSALGGKNNNPVFLVKPETNSSILNQFLQYARDNNVTNYRIFGGNSAITIKKAWNIDKMLQSPE, from the coding sequence ATGCTGGCAAAGACTATGAAGTATATAACAACAACTACAATACTTTTAGTGGCTTTTATATTGCTCACTACTGTTGGACATGCAGGGGATGAAGCCAAATTAATTGTAAAATATAAAGGTGATAAAAAGGTTGTAATCTTAAATGTAGCAAGTCATGAGTTAGAAAAAAGAGTATTTCGATTAGAGAAAAATCCTAACGTACAATATGTAGAATATGATGCTCCAATATATTTAGCGGAAACGTCAGTAAATGACCCAAATTACATTGAACAAGAGCAATTATTTAATATGATGTATATCCCAGGAGCTTGGCAGCATTACAATCCTCAAGATGAAATCGTCATAGCAATTATTGATACTGGAGTAGATTTAGATCATCCCGATTTAGCAAGTCAACTAGTGGAAGGATATAACTTTATTGAAGAAGGAAATCCACCAGAGGATACGCACGGTCATGGAAGCCATGTAGCCGGTCTTGTTGGTGCATTAACGAATAATGAAGTCGGAATTGCATCAGCTGCACTTAATGTTAAGATGATGCCTATTAAAGTATTGGATGGAAATAGTGGTAACATTTCAAACTTAATAAAAGGAATTGAGTTTGCAGTAGAAAAAAATGTCGACATAATTAATTTAAGCTTAGGAAGCTATGTAAATATGAAATCATTAAGAGATGCGATTAAATTAGCCTATGAAAATGATATTTTAGTAGTTTGTGCGGTAGGGAATGACAATGATTCTGATATTATGTATCCAGCATATTATAAAGAAGTGCTAGCAGTTGCTTCAACAAATGAAACGAATAGTGAAAAAGCAAACTTTTCAAACTATGGAATTACAGTAGATGTAGTTGCACCAGGAGTAGGTATATATAGTACTTGGCTTGATGGTTACAATTATCAAAATGGTACTAGCATGTCTACAGCAATTGTAACTTCAATAGCTGCAATGATAAGACAACAAGAGCCCTGGCTTTCTAATGATCAAATAAAGCAAATGATTGAAGAAACAGCAGTACCAATTGTTAGTCAATATAGTTTAGGTAATGGAGCAGTTCATGCGGAAAAAGCACTGTTGCATGTATATAATAAAAATAGAATATATGGAAAAAGTGCAATTGACACTGCAGTAGAAATCTCGAAAACGGGATGGAGTCAACTTAAAGAAAAAACAATAGTAATAGATGGACAAGAAGTTACTGGCAAATTTGTTATCGTTGCCAGTGGAAATACCTTTCCAGATAGTTTAGCTGCGGCACCATTAACAACCTATTTAGACAGCCCTTTATTATTGCAGCGTAAAGCAACTATTAATCCAGTAAATGTTGCTGAACTTGAAAGATTGCAAGCAACTAATGTCATTATTATAGGTGGAGAAGGTGCAATCACAGAAACAGTTGCAGAAGATTTAAGAAATTTAGAATTAACAGTGCATCGAGTTTCCGGAAGTAGTAGATATGAAACAGCGGTGAAACTAAATGAACTAATCCCATATCAATCGAAGAAGGCAATCATTGTATCCGGAGAAAACTTTCCTGATGCACTTTCAGTATCCTCTTATGCGGCGCAATTAAATATTCCAATTTTATACGTGAGTAAAAATAAGATAAAAAATGAGGTACTTCAATATATACAAGATTATCAAATTACAGAAACGTATGTAATAGGTGGAACTGGAGTGATCTCTGAGGAAGTAATAGAAAGTTTACCTAGCCCTACTAGAATTTTTGGTAGTAACAGGTATGAAACTAGTTTTGAAGTTATTAAATATTTTGGCGTAGTTAATGCAAGAGAAGTGTATTTTGCAACAGGTGAAAATTTCCCAGATGCTTTAGCTGGAAGCGCCCTTGGTGGGAAGAATAATAATCCAGTATTTTTAGTGAAACCAGAAACGAATTCATCTATATTAAATCAATTTCTTCAATACGCTAGAGATAATAATGTTACAAACTATCGGATCTTCGGTGGAAATAGTGCAATTACTATAAAAAAAGCGTGGAATATTGACAAAATGTTACAAAGTCCTGAATAA
- a CDS encoding cell wall-binding repeat-containing protein codes for MALKNKIFSVVASTALVASSFVGTFAGPTSVDAAAMKPTKDAKTSINSLVSKEIYALAASDQEVQELMIVANELGQADMTAQLESLGVEVLSNTGNFIYLAEVPTRKIMDVFNLKGVATLGKNSEYTLDRVVDPEFGETEVDASDFKPNMGNTHDVTNVDGFHKEYDGTGVTIAVLDTGIDPGHPAFDGRVIGSRDFTFSGKNYGFAEGDVLFLDAYPEGDSFDGYNYATGMNDITYNTTGMDAASDVYYLGYLWPQGYQDMNDDGYYDREFAVLLVDDMIYIDTNQNSDFTDEVAYGMGDVGYFGNTEFSASFQVSPHTVDSGLGQLELRHNDVTYDGSHPFDYSNYFPIVNIFFDGDGHGTHVSGMAAGGYGQWAPGVAPNADLVGLRVFDSNARAFGYGIANAMYYAALPVSEGGFGADIVNMSLGSKPDVNDGSGIYAQIIEKMGEKYDTIYVTSAGNAGPGLDTVGSPGDALKAISVGAYINSTMWENQYGYMPYEGFGEGLWYFSSKGPAEDGKQKPDIVAPGSAWAAFPSHLPFYAGGYGIARMQGTSMSSPYVAGALASLKHAVQKDRIPFNYEIALEALIQTAQPLDGYTRVEVGAGLIDVQAAYDYLSTHFITDIKNVDVTYYHGEKVAGGPGLYVRNKDLPEYVDVLIENNTDEAKDLTLTSNADWATPLTTSVSLNPGESTLVTVHYNKDLMSVGVNDGTILIDDASTPYVEMRSHQTIVVGQEFNSDNHHRTVNVGEVLASQTTNYYFDVKPGTSEIRFALNAIMESGEYKGRVRMMVFNPDGKEVSAYQGYAGFGNGGLVVEENVYTSPKPGVWEVAVYGSPGGTGINEFRLRTFVQGVVNNGNIELGLVDGGHTTTETVTFDSYLSTERDVKLAGGKFSSAMPETTRQTVGNHGYYYEVVSLKNNVLLKVDTSNPSDAGDDIDLYVYSLDENGYISDLLAISGRADSNESVTLNNLPDGDYLIEVYGYATMDEYTDFDLTITNASVLPYDALGGEGNVTVPTGTHFLEVGQQLSADVTITTPDVAGSYLGGVFLLDANTNEVLSIIPITTDMDKIDVVAGSNRISTSVEISKEMYPNGYDVNHPEKAVVLVTGYGYADALSAGPLAASLEAPILLVGKNGMLSDNVTHEIARLGAEKVVIIGGTGVIKDDVLAELNTIGIDSANITRYAGKNRYATNMAVVNALGFEDANGIYQNGVFLATGENYADALSAASIAAERNMPIVLVKGSLTDEAKDLLTGQRVFVLGGTSAVSADVYAEAKAVANQIERIGGVNRYDTGAKIQNRFAYAVSADRSDVLFVASGKNFPDALAAAPYVALYGGTFILVGDSVSVEMDTFLTKYLYMNYISEVKVIGGDNAVNSGVRAELNSRVN; via the coding sequence ATGGCATTGAAAAACAAGATTTTTTCAGTTGTTGCTAGTACAGCTTTAGTAGCTTCATCGTTCGTCGGAACGTTTGCAGGTCCTACATCTGTAGATGCAGCAGCAATGAAACCTACAAAAGATGCTAAAACTTCAATTAATTCACTAGTTTCTAAAGAAATTTATGCTTTAGCAGCAAGTGATCAAGAAGTGCAAGAGTTAATGATTGTCGCTAATGAATTAGGACAAGCTGACATGACTGCACAACTTGAAAGCCTAGGTGTAGAAGTTTTAAGCAACACAGGGAATTTTATTTATTTAGCAGAGGTACCTACACGTAAGATTATGGATGTTTTCAATCTAAAGGGAGTAGCTACTTTAGGGAAAAACTCTGAATACACATTAGACCGTGTTGTTGATCCAGAGTTTGGTGAAACTGAAGTTGATGCAAGTGATTTTAAACCAAACATGGGTAATACACATGATGTGACAAATGTTGATGGTTTCCATAAAGAATACGATGGGACAGGCGTAACTATAGCAGTACTTGATACTGGTATTGATCCTGGACACCCAGCATTCGACGGACGTGTTATTGGTTCAAGAGACTTCACTTTTTCTGGTAAAAACTATGGATTTGCTGAAGGGGATGTATTATTCCTAGATGCATATCCAGAAGGCGATTCTTTTGATGGTTATAACTATGCTACAGGTATGAATGATATAACTTATAACACTACAGGAATGGATGCTGCTAGTGATGTTTATTATCTTGGATATTTATGGCCACAAGGCTACCAAGATATGAATGATGATGGTTATTATGACCGTGAGTTTGCAGTACTTTTAGTTGATGACATGATTTACATTGATACAAACCAAAATAGCGACTTCACTGATGAAGTTGCATATGGAATGGGCGATGTAGGATACTTCGGTAATACTGAATTTTCTGCTAGCTTCCAAGTATCTCCACACACAGTTGATAGTGGTCTTGGTCAATTAGAATTACGTCATAATGATGTAACGTATGATGGTAGCCATCCATTTGACTACAGTAACTATTTCCCAATCGTAAACATCTTCTTTGATGGTGACGGTCACGGTACTCACGTATCTGGGATGGCTGCTGGTGGTTATGGTCAATGGGCTCCAGGTGTAGCACCAAATGCTGACTTAGTTGGTTTACGTGTATTCGACTCAAATGCACGTGCATTCGGTTATGGAATTGCAAATGCAATGTATTATGCAGCACTTCCTGTATCTGAAGGTGGATTTGGAGCAGATATCGTAAACATGAGTTTAGGTTCTAAACCGGATGTAAACGATGGTTCAGGTATCTATGCGCAAATCATTGAAAAAATGGGTGAAAAATACGATACGATTTATGTAACTTCTGCTGGTAACGCTGGTCCTGGACTAGACACAGTAGGATCTCCTGGAGACGCTTTAAAAGCAATCTCTGTTGGTGCTTACATTAACAGTACAATGTGGGAAAACCAATATGGTTACATGCCATATGAAGGTTTTGGAGAAGGTCTATGGTACTTCTCTTCTAAAGGACCTGCTGAAGATGGAAAGCAAAAGCCAGACATCGTAGCGCCAGGTTCTGCATGGGCAGCATTCCCATCTCACCTACCATTCTATGCTGGTGGATATGGAATTGCTCGTATGCAAGGTACTAGTATGTCATCTCCATATGTTGCAGGTGCGCTTGCTTCATTAAAACATGCAGTACAAAAAGATCGCATTCCTTTCAATTATGAAATTGCTTTAGAAGCTTTAATTCAAACTGCTCAACCACTTGATGGTTATACTCGTGTTGAAGTTGGAGCTGGATTAATTGATGTACAAGCTGCATATGATTACTTAAGCACTCACTTTATCACGGACATTAAAAATGTGGATGTAACATACTACCACGGTGAAAAAGTAGCAGGTGGTCCAGGATTATACGTTCGTAATAAAGACCTTCCTGAATACGTTGACGTTTTAATCGAAAATAATACAGATGAAGCGAAAGACTTAACATTAACTTCAAATGCTGATTGGGCTACACCATTAACGACTTCAGTTTCGTTAAATCCAGGTGAAAGCACACTTGTAACTGTTCATTACAACAAAGACTTAATGTCTGTTGGAGTAAATGACGGTACAATTTTAATTGATGATGCGTCTACTCCTTATGTAGAAATGCGTTCACATCAAACAATTGTAGTTGGCCAAGAGTTTAACTCTGATAACCACCATCGCACAGTAAATGTAGGAGAAGTACTAGCTTCTCAAACTACTAACTACTATTTTGACGTAAAACCAGGTACAAGCGAAATCCGTTTTGCATTAAATGCAATTATGGAAAGCGGCGAATACAAGGGTCGCGTTCGTATGATGGTATTTAATCCAGATGGAAAAGAAGTAAGTGCATACCAAGGTTATGCTGGTTTCGGTAATGGTGGACTAGTAGTTGAGGAAAATGTATACACAAGTCCTAAACCAGGTGTTTGGGAAGTTGCAGTATATGGTTCTCCTGGTGGAACAGGAATAAATGAATTCCGCCTACGTACATTCGTACAAGGAGTAGTAAACAACGGTAATATCGAATTAGGATTAGTAGATGGTGGTCACACTACTACTGAAACTGTAACATTTGATAGCTATTTATCTACTGAAAGAGATGTTAAACTTGCTGGTGGTAAATTCTCTTCTGCAATGCCAGAAACAACACGCCAAACAGTTGGAAATCACGGTTATTACTATGAAGTAGTATCGTTGAAAAACAATGTATTGTTAAAAGTTGATACATCTAACCCATCAGATGCTGGCGACGATATTGACCTATACGTTTATTCTTTAGACGAAAATGGTTATATCTCAGATCTGCTTGCGATCTCTGGTAGAGCTGATTCAAATGAAAGTGTAACGTTAAATAACTTACCTGATGGTGATTATTTAATTGAAGTTTATGGTTATGCAACAATGGATGAATATACTGACTTTGATCTAACAATTACAAATGCAAGCGTATTACCATATGATGCTTTAGGTGGAGAAGGTAATGTAACAGTTCCAACTGGAACACACTTCTTAGAAGTTGGTCAGCAATTATCTGCTGATGTAACAATTACTACTCCTGATGTGGCAGGGTCGTACCTTGGAGGAGTATTCTTATTAGACGCAAATACTAATGAGGTATTATCAATCATTCCAATTACAACTGATATGGACAAGATTGATGTTGTAGCTGGTTCAAACCGTATTTCTACATCAGTAGAAATCTCAAAAGAAATGTACCCTAATGGTTACGATGTAAATCACCCTGAAAAGGCTGTTGTATTAGTAACTGGATATGGATATGCTGACGCATTGTCTGCTGGTCCATTAGCAGCTTCTCTTGAAGCACCAATTTTATTAGTTGGTAAAAATGGTATGTTATCTGATAATGTAACACATGAAATTGCACGTTTAGGTGCAGAAAAAGTAGTTATCATCGGTGGTACTGGAGTAATTAAAGATGATGTATTAGCAGAGCTTAATACTATCGGTATTGATAGTGCTAACATCACTCGTTATGCTGGTAAAAACCGCTATGCAACAAACATGGCAGTAGTTAATGCATTAGGATTTGAAGATGCAAATGGAATTTACCAAAATGGTGTATTCTTAGCTACTGGTGAGAACTATGCAGATGCTTTAAGTGCAGCTTCAATTGCTGCAGAAAGAAACATGCCAATCGTATTAGTAAAAGGTTCTTTAACTGATGAAGCAAAAGACCTTCTTACTGGTCAACGTGTATTCGTTCTAGGTGGTACAAGTGCAGTTTCAGCTGATGTATATGCTGAAGCAAAAGCAGTTGCTAACCAAATTGAACGTATCGGTGGCGTGAATCGTTATGACACTGGCGCAAAAATTCAAAACCGTTTTGCATATGCAGTATCTGCAGACCGTTCTGATGTATTATTTGTAGCTAGTGGTAAAAACTTCCCAGATGCACTTGCTGCTGCACCATATGTAGCTTTATATGGTGGAACTTTCATCCTTGTTGGTGACTCTGTATCAGTTGAAATGGATACTTTCTTAACGAAATATTTATACATGAATTATATTTCTGAAGTGAAGGTTATCGGTGGAGATAATGCAGTAAATTCTGGTGTGCGTGCTGAACTTAACAGCCGCGTAAACTAA